The following coding sequences lie in one Portunus trituberculatus isolate SZX2019 chromosome 26, ASM1759143v1, whole genome shotgun sequence genomic window:
- the LOC123509193 gene encoding LOW QUALITY PROTEIN: mediator of DNA damage checkpoint protein 1-like (The sequence of the model RefSeq protein was modified relative to this genomic sequence to represent the inferred CDS: deleted 2 bases in 1 codon): PPPPPPTTTTTTTEAPEIEVLTAPRPGEEFVSFQNPDIGQLSSDLPEDGVLTARDGEVVLIPTHDVLLKDTEGFHEDVPLDGVLHEESIVYEDVVGPEDIPQDAQAPEGVPVQDTEVALGSLDYFDILPETDSLNPEMTHELLTHDLEPESHDLPLLTQEMVKDGDLIHDLVHQEGLARELTQEEGFGLEEVTHQEDMTHGEDLTHLDDMTHLEEMSHHDLTHQEDMAHFEDLAHHELTHEEEMTHHDLTRQDEMIHLDDMTHLEDMTHQEEMGHQDEMGHKEMIHQDEMTHQDEMTHQDEMSHQEEMSHQEELIHQDEMSHQDEMSHHDEMSHHDEMTHQDEMSHKEMSHQDEMNQKDMTHQDEMTHQDEMTHEEMTHKEEMIHPEEMIHQDEMSHQDEMIHQDEMIHQDEMIHQDEMIHQDEMTHQDEMTHQDEMTHQDEMTHQDEMTHQDEMTHQDEMTHQDEMTHQDEMTHQDEMIHQDEMTHQDEMTHQDEMTHQDEVTHQDEMTHQDEVTHQDEMSHQDEVTHQDEMSNKEEISHQEEMSHQEMPHDQTHQEDTMTHQEDTLTHQDPSHQEEANPFEGLTHLEDLSLLEAFTKSHQDNQEHSLPPTTEMPEVLTLSPAEHPVDTHTPAEDKAGGAPPVVNDLYSKAGDAGPAGDKGKSLKEGEEKELFPAETEMRTRSKIEIKEVNGQLYEYEYIYYYDDEYPAYEDYQAVDVDPAPAADPLADLTADPEADLTAAEPLAELTADPQTDLQADFQADLIADLDTQTEPVPETTTTTTTTTTTTTPAPTTTTTLPPTTTVHRGFGRSRERTRSRGSSRFQQEEEEIQQQFAQGALAEVNRERSRLNALPEENIIDDPRARSFQSSRTPSRTSSRASSSRSRARNTIRGTSREPIGVEEDKLPSSTRFPPRITTTEAPREREREPLFEEAVRVGLDDHHDVPLLPGVTGDHEGPEFSRDARVLETDAAVTESDPVTTTMTPSAVSAVTLYALTAAMDAEELPTTTTTIPSYDYDTEIPVVDYYDYYDEATEPPTTPEPQAEPEPEPTTEEPTTTTTTTTTTTTTTTTTTTTPPPTTTTTTTTAEPGRNRFGFRPRGSPRQRTSGLSRFAKTEPPTTTTTTTAAATPRPSRFSGRNRFAAASRFRNKERTTTDDSVTSDPAPTDPAPASSTSSRSPSGFSRFNKPRRGSFSPRGRGTTKEETEETTSPSPFSPSPPQPSPSAPSAPQPSPTTSRRTRPRIGGLFNRRNRLRGRGNEETEEPPVETPAEPPTLEIIDTPAVIDEFELDPSPTPAEPTAPAPTPDRQTTAAPSRGRRPFNRHRFGVRGSKPASESSPAQPTETAPEQPTPTAGRAQSPADRRAGLFNRNRGGLSRLRGRGGNRGRTEAPEPEVVEEVVEEIQPEETPLEEALVEVEETPVEEEVEETPRRGGGGGRRGGFLGRFRGRQNKQQEKPAPKKPQQQSRATSAPARRTGGISSFFNRRRRPGKDQQEEQPQEEAAPADEFAAPIEEDAGLGLEDALVEELEEPAPTGFEPVEVVEEVEEAPQKKNKVRNRFFFNRRRNRS, from the exons cctcctcctcctcctcctactactactactactactac agaagcCCCGGAAATTGAAGTCCTTACAGCACCAAGGCCAGGAGAAGAGTTCGTATCCTTCCAGAACCCAGATATTGGCCAGCTCTCCTCCGACCTTCCTGAAGATGGTGTTCTTACCGCTAGGGATGGGGAGGTGGTCCTTATTCCTACCCATGACGTACTCTTGAAGGATACTGAAGGATTCCACGAGGATGTGCCCCTGGATGGAGTCCTACACGAGGAGTCTATTGTCTATGAGGATGTTGTAGGACCTGAAGACATACCACAGGATGCCCAGGCTCCCGAGGGCGTCCCAGTGCAGGATACTGAAGTGGCTCTAGGATCTCTTGACTATTTTGATATCCTTCCTGAGACTGACTCACTGAACCCAGAAATGACTCACGAATTGTTGACTCACGACCTTGAGCCAGAGAGTCATGACCTTCCACTACTGACTCAGGAGATGGTGAAGGATGGTGACCTGATTCATGATTTGGTTCACCAGGAGGGACTAGCACGTGAACTGACTCAAGAAGAAGGTTTTGGTCTAGAGGAAGTGACTCACCAGGAAGATATGACTCATGGTGAGGATTTGACTCACCTTGATGATATGACTCACTTGGAAGAGATGAGTCACCATGATCTGACTCACCAAGAGGACATGGCTCACTTCGAAGACTTGGCTCACCATGAACTGACTCACGAAGAGGAAATGACTCATCATGACCTGACTCGCCAAGATGAAATGATCCACCTTGATGACATGACTCACTTAGAAGATATGACTCACCAGGAGGAAATGGGTCACCAAGATGAGATGGGTCATAAGGAAATGATTCACCAGGATGAAATGACTCACCAGGATGAAATGACTCACCAGGATGAAATGAGTCACCAGGAGGAAATGAGTCACCAGGAGGAACTGATTCACCAAGATGAGATGAGTCACCAAGATGAAATGAGTCACCATGATGAAATGAGTCACCATGATGAAATGACTCACCAAGATGAAATGAGTCACAAGGAAATGAGTCACCAAGATGAAATGAATCAGAAAGATATGACACACCAGGATGAGATGACTCACCAAGATGAAATGACTCACGAAGAAATGACTCACAAGGAAGAGATGATTCACCCAGAAGAGATGATTCACCAGGATGAAATGAGTCACCAGGATGAAATGATTCACCAGGATGAAATGATTCACCAGGATGAAATGATTCACCAGGATGAAATGATTCACCAAGACGAAATGACTCACCAGGATGAAATGACTCACCAGGATGAAATGACTCACCAAGACGAAATGACTCACCAGGATGAAATGACTCACCAAGACGAAATGACTCACCAGGATGAAATGACTCACCAAGACGAAATGACTCACCAGGATGAAATGACTCACCAAGACGAAATGATTCACCAGGATGAAATGACTCACCAAGACGAAATGACTCACCAAGACGAAATGACTCACCAGGATGAAGTGACTCACCAAGACGAAATGACTCACCAGGATGAAGTGACTCACCAAGACGAAATGAGTCATCAGGATGAAGTGACACACCAAGACGAAATGAGtaacaaggaagaaataagtCACCAAGAAGAGATGAGTCACCAGGAGATGCCCCACGATCAAACTCACCAGGAAGACACCATGACTCACCAAGAAGACACGCTGACTCACCAGGACCCGAGTCACCAAGAGGAGGCCAACCCCTTTGAAGGCCTCACCCACTTGGAAGACCTATCACTACTGGAGGCGTTCACCAAATCTCACCAAGACAACCAAGAACACTCCCTCCCACCAACCACTGAAATGCCAGAGGTCCTCACACTTTCCCCAGCGGAACACCctgtagacacacacacccctgcTGAGGACAAGGCAGGAGGCGCTCCCCCGGTGGTAAATGACCTGTATAGCAAGGCAGGGGACGCAGGGCCGGCAGGGGACAAGGGGAAGAGtctaaaggaaggggaggagaaggagctatTCCCTGCAGAAACTGAGATGCGAACTCGTAGCAAGATCGAGATTAAAGAAGTGAATGGGCAATTGTATGAGTATGAGTACATTTACTACTATGACGATGAGTACCCTGCTTATGAGGACTACCAGGCTGTTGATGTCGACCCTGCCCCTGCTGCTGACCCCCTTGCTGACCTCACTGCTGACCCCGAAGCTGATCTGACCGCTGCTGAACCCCTAGCTGAACTGACCGCTGACCCCCAAACTGACCTCCAAGCTGACTTCCAAGCTGATCTCATCGCTGACCTAGACACTCAAACTGAACCAGTGCCAgaaaccaccactacaaccactactactactactactactactcctgctcctaccactactacgaccCTACCACCGACTACGACCGTGCATAGAGGCTTTGGCAGATCACGTGAGAGGACCAGATCAAGGGGAAGTAGCAGGTtccagcaggaggaagaagaaatacaacaacAGTTCGCCCAAGGAGCTCTAGCAGAAGTC AACAGGGAACGCAGTCGACTTAATGCCTTGCCAGAGGAGAACATAATTGACGACCCACGTGCTAGGTCCTTCCAGTCGTCCAGAACCCCATCCAGAACCTCGTCCAGAGCCTCCTCCAGCCGCAGTAGGGCACGCAACACCATCCGCGGGACGTCCAGGGAACCaataggagtggaggaggacaaATTGCCATCTAGCACACGTTTTCCTCCACGGATCACCACGACTGAGGCaccaagagagagggagagagagccaCTATTTGAGGAAGCTGTGCGTGTGGGCCTAGACGATCACCACGacgtccctctcctccctggTGTGACTGGTGACCATGAAGGACCTGAATTTTCAAGGGACGCGAGGGTTCTAGAGACGGATGCGGCTGTGACGGAATCTGatcctgttactactactatgacccCCTCTGCTGTGTCTGCTGTGACGCTGTATGCCCTCACAGCAGCAATGGACGCCGAGGAGCTACCCACAACCACTACGACTATCCCCAGCTACGACTATGACACAGAAATCCCAGTGGtcgactactacgactactatgaTGAGGCTACAGAACCACCAACTACTCCAGAACCACAAgcagaaccagaaccagaaccaACCACTGAagaacctactactactactactaccactactactaccacgactaccactactacgaccaccaccacaccgccacctactactacaactactaccaccactgctgaaCCAGGTCGTAACAGGTTTGGGTTCCGGCCTCGTGGTTCACCAAGACAACGAACTTCAGGCCTGTCCCGGTTCGCTAAGACTgaaccacccaccaccaccaccaccaccaccgccgccgccacaccacGACCCAGCAGATTCAGTGGAAGGAACCGTTTCGCAGCTGCCTCAAGAtttagaaacaaggaaagaacgaCTACTGATGACTCCGTGACCTCTGACCCCGCCCCAACAGACCCAGCCCCAGCCTCATCAACTTCGTCCCGCAGCCCCAGTGGTTTCTCAAGGTTCAATAAGCCCCGTCGTGGGTCATTTAGCCCCCGAGGACGCGGCACCACGAAAGAGGAAACTGAAGAAACTACAAGTCCTTCaccattttcaccatcaccacctcagccATCACCATCAGCCCCCTCAGCCCCCCAGCCATCCCCCACCACGTCAAGGCGCACCAGGCCACGCATTGGAGGGCTTTTCAACCGTAGAAATAGACTGAGAGGGCGTGGCAATGAGGAAACAGAAGAGCCACCAGTGGAAACCCCTGCAGAACCCCCAACTTTAGAAATCATAGACACCCCAGCAGTTATTGATGAATTTGAATTGGACCCCAGCCCTACTCCTGCCGAACCCACAGCCCCAGCCCCTACCCCTGACAGACAGACCACTGCAGCCCCCTCTCGCGGCAGACGGCCTTTCAACAGACACAGATTTGGGGTCCGCGGTTCTAAGCCAGCATCGGAGTCTAGCCCAGCGCAACCTACGGAAACAGCCCCAGAACAGCCTACACCGACTGCAGGAAGGGCTCAGTCCCCTGCTGACCGCCGCGCTGGGCTGTTCAACCGTAACCGCGGCGGTCTTTCGAGACTCCGAGGGCGTGGCGGGAACAGAGGGCGGACAGAAGCTCCAGAACCTGAAGTAGTCGAAGAAGTGGTCGAGGAAATACAGCCTGAAGAAACACCATTGGAGGAGGCACTAGTTGAGGTTGAGGAGAcaccagtggaggaggaggtggaggagacaccacgtagaggaggaggtggagggcgtCGTGGTGGCTTCCTAGGGCGTTTCAGAGGCCGTCAGAATAAACAACAGGAGAAACCAGCCCCTAAGAAGCCCCAGCAGCAGTCCCGGGCCACCTCAGCCCCAGCGAGGCGTACAGGAGGAATCTCATCCTTCTTCAACAGACGGCGCCGCCCAGGGAAGgaccagcaggaggagcagccaCAGGAGGAGGCCGCCCCAG ctgaCGAGTTTGCTGCGCCCATAGAGGAAGATGCGGGCTTGGGCTTGGAGGATGCGCTggtggaggagctggaggagccCGCCCCGACTGGCTTCGAAccggtggaggtagtggaggaggtggaggaggcgccgcaaaagaagaacaaggtgCGCAACCGGTTTTTCTTCAACAGACGGAGAAACAGAAGctaa